A stretch of DNA from Gimesia chilikensis:
GCTGCATACGGAGGGATTTACGTAGTATCCTCACTAATCTGGTTGTGGATGATAGAATCACAAAGCCCAGATCACTGGGATGTTATAGGTGCCATCATCTGTTTGGGAGGAGCATCACTCATCCTATTTGGACCTCGACCATTAATGCAGTAAGGTGGTGAGTTTTTTTTAGCAGACAATAATTCTCATTTGAATCCCTCAGTCTGGCGTTTTGATACTTTTCGAGCATACTGTGATAGAGACAACAGAGGTGTTCCCGAATGTTTCGTCAAATGTTTTCAATACTGATTGACAATTTTTAATCAAGACTATAACATGGTCATATTGCCATGAAGGAAAAAACACGCAAACAATATGAAGCCAGAGCCAAAATCGCCAAGGCGATGGCTCATCCAAGTCGATTGCTGATGCTGGATCTGCTCCAGAATCAGGAATTGTGCGTGGGAGATCTGACTGAAAAGGTGGGGGTAGATCAATCCACAGTTTCGAAGCACCTTTCGATTCTCAAGGAAGTCGGGCTCGTAGACTCACGCAAGGAGGGGACTCTCAGTTACTACCGCGTTACCTGTGGCTGTCTCGATGGGTTCTTTTCCTGCATGGAAACGGTGCTGTTAACTGATCTGGAGGGGCGTAAGCAATCTGTTAAATAATTTTTTTTGCCGCATTAATGGCAATATTGCCAAATTGGAATAATGGGAGCAGCCGATGAAAGAATTATTCCAGATCATGGCAGAACTGATATTGGCGGCAGGAGTCATATTTTATGTCGTTTTGGTTCTCACGACAGGTTTCGAGAAAAGGACTATTTTATTTGGTGTACTGCTTACAAGTTTTTCTCTGCTCTATCTTGTCGTTCAGTTCTGACTGAGTGAGGGGGACTCCTGACCTATGCGTCGAACCATCCGTGCGATTGTTTCAGTTCTGATTTTGTCCCTTTTGTTTTATTTGATCATCACTACGGAGTCACCAAACAGGTTCAATCAACTGCTGATTCAGAATTACGAATTACTTTTACCGGATGGTGCAGAAGCGACAGTACCGCTAGTTACCAAAACAGATTGGAGTAGAACAGCAGAGTGGACTATAAATACTAACCAGAGCTGGCAAGAATATCGAATTTGGTTAAATAATCAAGTCGGCGGAACCTATCGAGTCCTTTCAGAAACTGAACGTGAAATCAGTTTAAGGAAAACATATCACTCGGAAATATATGATATCAAGCTGTCTGTTGAGGAAGATGGAAATATCCATGTCGTTTATAGCCTGTCCCTCTGGTAACGCACGACCGATGTGTTCTGAGGACAAAATTTACTCTGCTTAGTTCGGTTTTCTATAAGAATGTCAATTTAGAAGGTCCACGAATGAGTAAACCCATGGTTTTATTTCTCTGTACTGGAAATTCCGCCCGGAGTCAGATGGCAGAAGCCTTTTTAAGGCATCTTGCAGGAGACCGGTATGATGCTCATAGTGCAGGGTTAAGTCCCAAAGGAGTCCATCCATTAACGATTCAGGTGATGGAT
This window harbors:
- a CDS encoding ArsR/SmtB family transcription factor encodes the protein MKEKTRKQYEARAKIAKAMAHPSRLLMLDLLQNQELCVGDLTEKVGVDQSTVSKHLSILKEVGLVDSRKEGTLSYYRVTCGCLDGFFSCMETVLLTDLEGRKQSVK